The following are from one region of the Nicotiana tomentosiformis chromosome 7, ASM39032v3, whole genome shotgun sequence genome:
- the LOC104120452 gene encoding uncharacterized protein — MRRTQANDASHRRIQKYCYLDECAVNGIEPTRAEIFLLTHKKRKDGWPLDDDFVKTIKMINERMSNSERSTKQPPRSVAWEGNVYSQVLGNEKSRYVRGLGLGPTPSLLWSSRSSLGNIIAGDSSNEVIQRLEQKIIKLKEKQNEEMNMMKQNQEMIQSELLQMRQLMRKYAPDASMP, encoded by the exons ATG AGACGTACCCAAGCAAACGATGCCTCACATAGGAGGATCCAAAAGTATTGTTACCTTGATGAATGT GCTGTAAATGGGATTGAGCCTACACGAGCAGAAATTTTCTTATTAACTCATAAAAAACGTAAGGATGGTTGGCCACTGGATGATGATTTTGTCAAGACAATC AAAATGATAAATGAAAGGATGAGCAATAGTGAGAGATCTACTAAGCAGCCTCCTCGTAGTGTTGCTTGGGAAGGCAATGTGTATTCTCAGGTGTTGGGAAATGAAAAAAGTCGGTATGTTCGTGGTTTAGGACTTGGTCCAACTCCTTCTCTTCTATGGAGTAGTAGGTCTTCCTTAGGAAATATTATTGCAGGTGATTCTTCTAATGAGGTTATACAAAGGTTAGAACAAAAGATAATCAAGTTAAAGGAGaaacaaaatgaagaaatgaatatgATGAAACAAAATCAGGAGATGATACAATCAGAATTACTCCAAATGAGACAACTCATGCGCAAATATGCTCCTGATGCATCTATGCCTTAA